A window of Kribbella sp. NBC_00382 genomic DNA:
GGCCTGCATCTCGGCGTACACGATCTCCAGGACGTCCTCGCAGGTGAGCGGCTCGAAGTACAGCCGGTCGGAGGTGTCGTAGTCGGTGGAGACCGTCTCGGGGTTGCAGTTGACCATCACCGTGCAGTAGCCGGCGTCGCGCAGCGCCATCGACGCGTGCACGCAGGAGTAGTCGAACTCGATGCCCTGGCCGATCCGGTTCGGGCCCGAGCCGAGGATCAGCACGGCCGGAGTCTCCCGCGGCGCGACCTCGGTCTCCTCGTCGTACGACGAGTAGTGGTACGGCGTGGTGGCCGCGAACTCGGCGGAGCAGGTGTCGACCGTCTTGAAGACCGGCCGGATCCCCAGCGCCTGCCGGACCCCGCGGACGACGTCCTCGGTCAGATCGCGGATCTCGGCCAGTTGCAGGTCGGAGAACCCGTGCCGCTTCGCCAGCCGGATGATCTCGGGCGTGAGCCGCGGTGCGGCCGCGATCTGGCCGGCGGTCTCGTGGATCAGGTACATCTGGTCCACGAACCACGGGTCGATCTTGGTCGCGTCGAAGATCTGCTCCGGCGTCGCGCCGGCCCGGATCGCGTCCATGACGGTCCGCAGCCGACCGTCGTGCGGCGTCTTGATTGCCTCCAGCAACGACTCCAGGTCGGTCGACGGAGCGCCGAGCCAGGAGAACCGGGCCTCGGGCTTCTCCAGCGACCGGAGCGCCTTCTGCAGCGCCTCGGTGTAGTTGCGGCCGATCGCCATCGCCTCGCCGACGCTCTTCATGTGCGTGGTCAGCGTGGCGTCCGCGGCCGGGAACTTCTCGAACGCGAACCGCGGCACCTTGACCACCACGTAGTCCAGCGTCGGCTCGAAGCTGGCCGGGGTCTTCTTGGTGATGTCGTTCGGGATCTCGTCCAGCGTGTAGCCGATCGCGACCTTGGCGGCGATCTTGGCGATCGGGAAGCCGGTCGCCTTCGAGGCCAGCGCGCTCGACCGGGACACCCGCGGGTTCATCTCGATCACGATCAGCCGGCCGTCGGCCGGGTTCACCGCGAACTGGATGTTGCAGCCGCCGGTGTCGACGCCGACCTCGCGGATGATGCCGATGGCAAGCGTCCGCATGGTCTGGTACTCGCGGTCGGTCAGCGTCATCGCCGGCGCGACGGTGACCGAGTCGCCGGTGTGCACGCCCATCGGGTCGACGTTCTCGATCGAGCAGATGATCACGACGTTGTCCGCCTTGTCGCGCATCACCTCCAGCTCGTACTCCTTCCAGCCGACGATCGACTCCTCGATCAGCACCTCGGTGGTCGGGCTGGCGGACAGGCCGGCGCCGGCGATCCGGCGCAGGTCCGGTTCGTCGTACGCCATCCCGGAGCCGACGCCGCCCATCGTGAACGACGGCCGGACGACCAGCGGGTAGCCGAGCTGGTCGGCCGCGGCGAGCACGTCGTCGAGGCTGTGGCAGATCACCGAGGTGGCCGTCGAGGCGCCCAGCTTCTCGACGATCTGCTTGAACGACTCGCGGTTCTCACCGCGCTGGATCGCGTCGACGGAGGCGCCGATCAGCTCGACGCCGTACTTCTCCAGCACCCCGTTCTCGTGCAGCGAGATGGCCGCGTTCAGCGCGGTCTGGCCGCCCAGGGTCGCGAGCAGGACGTTCGGGCGCTCCTTCTCGATCACCTTCTCGACGAACTCCGGCGTGATCGGCTCGACGTAGGTCGCGTCGGCGAACTCGGGGTCCGTCATGATCGTGGCCGGGTTGGAGTTCACCAGGATGACCCGGAAGCCCTCCTCCTTCAGCACCCGGCAGGCCTGGGTACCGGAGTAGTCGAACTCGCAGGCCTGGCCGATCACGATCGGGCCGGATCCGATCACCAGCACCGATTCGATATCTGTACGGCGTGGCATCAGCTACGACCCTCCATCAACTCAACGAAACGATCGAACAGGTAGGCGGAGTCGTGCGGACCCGCGGCTGCCTCTGGGTGGTACTGGACCGAGAAGGCCAGCGGCTTGCCGTCCTTGCCGGTCAGCTTGAGCCCCTCGACCACGTTGTCGTTGAGCGAGACGTGACTGACCTCGGCCGTTCCGTACGGCGTCTCGACAGTGCTGTCGAGCGGCGCGTCGACCGCGAAGCCGTGGTTCTGCGCGGTGATCTCGACCTTGCCGGTGGCCCGGTCGAGTACCGGCTGGTTGATCCCGCGGTGCCCGTACTTGAGCTTGAAGGTGCCCAGCCCGAGCGCCCGCCCGAAGACCTGGTTGCCGAAGCAGATCCCGAAGTACGGCTTGCCGCGCTGCAGCAGCTCCTTGAGCAGCGTGGTCGGGTGCTCGGTGGTCTCGGGGTCGCCCGGTCCGTTGCTCATGAAGATGCCGTCCGGGTTCACCGCCAGCACCTCCTCCAGCGTCGCCGTGGCGGGTAGCACGTGCACCTCGATGCCGCGCTCGGCCATCCGCTTCGGCGTCATCGACTTGATCCCGAGGTCGAGCGCGACGACCGTGAAGCGCTTCTCACCTTCAGCCGGTACCACGTACGCCTCGGTGGTGGTGACGTCGGCGGCCAGGTCGGACCCGGCCATCGGCTGCTGCTCCAGCACCTTCCGCAGCAGTACCTCGGGGTCGAGGATCTCGGTGGAGATACCGGCTCGCATCGCGCCGCGCTCGCGGAGGTGGCGGGTCAGCGCGCGGG
This region includes:
- the carA gene encoding glutamine-hydrolyzing carbamoyl-phosphate synthase small subunit, with translation MSQAATQAALLVLEDGRAFAGTSYGATGETFGEAVFTTGMTGYQETLTDPSYHRQIVTQTAPHIGNTGVNDEDDESQRIWVAGYVVRDPARVPSNWRATRSLDDQLKGQGIVGISGIDTRALTRHLRERGAMRAGISTEILDPEVLLRKVLEQQPMAGSDLAADVTTTEAYVVPAEGEKRFTVVALDLGIKSMTPKRMAERGIEVHVLPATATLEEVLAVNPDGIFMSNGPGDPETTEHPTTLLKELLQRGKPYFGICFGNQVFGRALGLGTFKLKYGHRGINQPVLDRATGKVEITAQNHGFAVDAPLDSTVETPYGTAEVSHVSLNDNVVEGLKLTGKDGKPLAFSVQYHPEAAAGPHDSAYLFDRFVELMEGRS
- the carB gene encoding carbamoyl-phosphate synthase large subunit, whose protein sequence is MPRRTDIESVLVIGSGPIVIGQACEFDYSGTQACRVLKEEGFRVILVNSNPATIMTDPEFADATYVEPITPEFVEKVIEKERPNVLLATLGGQTALNAAISLHENGVLEKYGVELIGASVDAIQRGENRESFKQIVEKLGASTATSVICHSLDDVLAAADQLGYPLVVRPSFTMGGVGSGMAYDEPDLRRIAGAGLSASPTTEVLIEESIVGWKEYELEVMRDKADNVVIICSIENVDPMGVHTGDSVTVAPAMTLTDREYQTMRTLAIGIIREVGVDTGGCNIQFAVNPADGRLIVIEMNPRVSRSSALASKATGFPIAKIAAKVAIGYTLDEIPNDITKKTPASFEPTLDYVVVKVPRFAFEKFPAADATLTTHMKSVGEAMAIGRNYTEALQKALRSLEKPEARFSWLGAPSTDLESLLEAIKTPHDGRLRTVMDAIRAGATPEQIFDATKIDPWFVDQMYLIHETAGQIAAAPRLTPEIIRLAKRHGFSDLQLAEIRDLTEDVVRGVRQALGIRPVFKTVDTCSAEFAATTPYHYSSYDEETEVAPRETPAVLILGSGPNRIGQGIEFDYSCVHASMALRDAGYCTVMVNCNPETVSTDYDTSDRLYFEPLTCEDVLEIVYAEMQAGPVAGVIVQLGGQTPLGLAQRLSDAGVPIVGTSPEAIHLAEERGAFGKVLSDANLPAPKHGTAMSFGQAQEIAAEIGFPVLVRPSYVLGGRGMEIVYSDAELTAALERLSGGALSANWEHPVLIDRFLDDAVEIDVDGLFDGDELFLGGVMEHIEEAGVHSGDSSCALPPITLGSADIQKIRESTEAIARGIGVRGLLNIQFALAGDVLYVLEANPRASRTVPFVSKATATPLAKAAARVMLGATIADLRAEGMLPAVGDGGTLPTSTPIAVKEAVMPFNRFRTIDGSSVDTVLGPEMRSTGEVMGIDTTFGTAFAKSQAGASQPLPTAGKVFVSVANRDKRHMIFPVKRLADLGFQIYATEGTADVLRRNGVQAVTVRKSSQGPGPNGEPTIVQMVQDGELNLIVNTPIGITKDGSPRLDGYEIRSAAVARNIPCITTVQGLGAAVQGIEAQQAGDIGVRSLQDWASRIRGEV